GTATTCGGTAGGGATCTTTTTCTTTTCTTTCTTTTTACTACTATGTAATTGTTCTCTCTCTTTGCTTAAAGCTTTTTCCGCTTCATCGAAAATTCGATTTTCAGCGGTATCAGAATTACTCATTGAATACCTTCCTTCACCCGTATTACACTATTTGCAGAATTGATTGATGTTTTTAAGAGCCTCATTCAAGACAACGCTTTACTCAGGTGTCCAGCCGCGTTCCCAGCTGGAAACGCCATCCCAGAAGTATCCATGTTCGGGAAAAACATAAAAACAGACTGAGTAGTAATAAGAATATGTTGTACTGCCCGAAGTATATACATATCCATATACAGTGTATCTTCCAGCTCTTCCGAAACTTGAACCGCTGGCAGACGGGCAACGCATTTCGGATGCGTTTGCTATCATGCAGTCAAGATTTTCGATTCTTCTCGGATATGCGTTTCTTTCAGCGAAGTACATGTTCATCCCTGATGCAAGATTGCGCAAGTTCGATCTGCAGGAGGATTTCTGGGAA
The genomic region above belongs to Candidatus Aegiribacteria sp. and contains:
- a CDS encoding prepilin-type N-terminal cleavage/methylation domain-containing protein, producing the protein MLLPVGNKFWYTFSQGRYSIVKRGFTLIELMIVVVIIGIISAIAIPKFGDIKTDSQKSSCRSNLRNLASGMNMYFAERNAYPRRIENLDCMIANASEMRCPSASGSSFGRAGRYTVYGYVYTSGSTTYSYYYSVCFYVFPEHGYFWDGVSSWERGWTPE